One stretch of Anolis carolinensis isolate JA03-04 chromosome 3, rAnoCar3.1.pri, whole genome shotgun sequence DNA includes these proteins:
- the LOC134297616 gene encoding uncharacterized protein LOC134297616 produces the protein MLLGNASPWEFHFWWEFIGLCFLSSWKWSPKPIFRSQVLPDSKQGENGVKEWANLRKARILTLEGQDLYKGWHAYLWKRKGHKERNFNNHYLRKALLATWEKDKNRFYRKTPLWLSPLESEHMREIPRERWLTYKQMVKIDNQGIRLKSYEEVKQIESSIIWLNYWQIREGFKTDSQIGFKRNETVWDKILNLERKVIKMLYQQLLIWETEEVYVKENMTTWAREFGHTIRFEEWERCWQKRLKYTYSTSLKESWYKIYFRWYITLVKLAKINKGKNGEECWKCKKEKGDFFSYLVGVQDDKKVLENNTERNGDYTTNKTCTKTGILSTRVNRFFHGCK, from the coding sequence atgctctTAGGAAATGCATCCCCATGGGAGTTCCACTTCTGGTGGGAATTCATAGGGCTCTGTTTCCTAAGctcatggaaatggagcccaaagcccatcttcaggagtcaggtgttacCAGACTCTAAACAAGGAGAAAATGGGGTAAAAGAGTGGGCTAATTTACGGAAGGCTAGGATACTGACATTAGAAGGTCAGGACTTATACAAAGGATGGCATGCATACTTGTGGAAAAGGAAAGGCCACAAAGAAAGAAATTTTAACAATCACTACTTGAGAAAAGCATTATTAGCAACATGGGAGAAAGACAAAAACAGATTTTACAGGAAAACACCATTATGGCTCTCTCCCTTAGAGTCAGAACATATGAGAGAGATCCCTAGGGAAAGATGGTTAACATACAAACAAATGGTAAAAATAGATAATCAGGGAATAAGGTTAAAATCATACGAGGAGGTCAAACAAATAGAATCATCTATAATCTGGCTAAACTACTGGCAGATCAGGGAAGGTTTTAAAACAGATAGCCAAATAGGATTCAAAAGGAACGAAACAGTATGGGATAAGATTTTAAATCTCGAAAGGAAAGTAATCAAAATGTTATATCAACAGTTGCTGATATGGGAAACAGAAGAGGTATATGTTAAAGAAAACATGACCACATGGGCAAGAGAGTTCGGACATACAATAAGGTTTGAGGAATGGGAAAGATGCTGGCAAAAgagattaaaatatacatattcaacATCGTTAAAAGAAAGTTGGTATAAAATTTACTTCAGGTGGTATATTACACTGGTAAAATTGGCAAAAATTAACAAGGGCAAGAATGGGgaagaatgttggaaatgtaaaaaagagaagggagattttttttcatatctGGTGGGGGTGCAAGATGATAAAAAGGTTCTGGAGAATAATACAGAAAGAAATGGAGACTATACTACAAATAAAACTTGCACTAAAACCGGAATACTTTCTACTAGGGTTAACAGATTTTTTCATGGATGCAAATAA